CATACCCCATACATTTTTTGGATCAGGAAAACACTATTCACATGGTATAATTACACCGAAAATCTTTGTATGCCATCTCAACCTTACAAACAAATTAAAAGAACCCGTGTATgcaatgtttgcctcatgtacTAACAAAGATACAAGAAGCGTACAGTGTAAAGTACAAGCTGCAGAACACACAGTGCTTTAGCAAATAAACCGCAATCAAGCACTTGAGACAAGTCTTTAGCAAAGAAAAATAATAAAAGGAACTCTCTTGCCGCAGAGTGCGGTTATCACCTATGCCTACTAATTAAGCAAGCACATCACAACGCACCACGCCTATGCTTTGCAAATAAAAGACATCACACCGTTAATCAACATGATTACATGCATAAAGCAGCTAGCACTTACAGTACCATGCATTTACCACGACACAGCAGAGCCTGGAACAGAGCGAGCAGAACGCGTACTATACACACACTGAAGAACGATAGCTGCTAATGACGACACGAAGACAAGATCGAGCAATCACTGATCTGAAGGACGCTCGACGCTTGGAGCTTAGGAGGAATCGCCATCCATGGATCACCGTCTGCTCTAGACGACATCATTGTTGATGTGACCCTTGGCCCCTCCGTCCACGTGTGGAGCACCTCCCCTTGACCTGATCTCGACATGCTGCAAACGATCGAGCAACACCACCAAGGCACCAATTGTTATGCAGCATATCAAAAAGCTTAAGCTTTATAAGGAAACATGAGTTACATATGTGTTCGTGTGCATGTGAGCGGAAAAAAAATCGGCGAATCCCTTCGGTTGACTCGCCAAAGTCTCGAGCAAGAGAACAGAGTAGAGATGGACCTGAGATGCCACCGGCTTGGGCTCTGCCACTCCTGCTGCTGCAGGAACATAGCGAGATACAGATTAGAAAATCAGAATCAGATGTGTGCAATTAGAGATGGTAAAGGATTTTAAAATTTAGCCTAGATAATCTAAAAGCCGGGCTTTTATCTTATACAATTttgagctaaaaatatataacGATCAAGCTGGATTGTGAATAAATGATTAGAATCGTGATCCGTTACCACATCTAAGTGCAATATACACGCATATACTAGAGgtgttgtgtgtgtgtgtgtggggggggggggggggggaggggggggggagtGGGGGGCCTACCGGCGTCCTTGTGGGCACGGGCACAGCTGGTGATGCGGCCGACGAGGCCGAAGAACTTGTTTTTGAGCTGGGCGGCGAGCTTGGCCATGGTGGCCTCACCGGCGGTGGAGGGCTAGCTGCCGGCTCGGCCGGTGCGAGCGAGGTCTGATGAGCTCACTTGAATCTAGTAGTGGCAACTGCTTCCCCTCTTAACACTTGGCCATGGACCTCCTATCTATATACTGCAACCACGGTTTGCCGGAACACTGCACCTTTCCCGGCTTCAGTGGACCAGGCCTATTGTAGGCTTTCACAAGCGTGCTGCAGCTAGGTAGGTACTTGTCCAATTTTTGGTTCCGTCCTGAGACACCACAGGATAACAACAGCCACGGAAAACTAGTTTCTCACAGCCTTTTATTTAGACCGTATGTATTTGGATCCATTATAAAACGCTAATAGTTACCTGTTATAGCTAGCAAATAGCTGCTAAGCAGGACCTAACAAATCTCCTTAGGATGCAAAGTTGCAGATGAAGAGTTCGGGTGTCTGCCAAAGTCATATATTGATCTAACACCTCCTTAATCTAAAAAATCGATCTAACACTTACACAAGTTTTTAGTACCTTTTTGGCAAAAAAATGTTTTTAGTTACAAAATACTCCATAACTCAACTTGCTCCATGACTAACAGCACAATATTTCGATAAAACCTTGTTTCTAGAAATGTCCCCATGTCGTTGTAGGTTGATTTTCTTAGAATAGGAAAGCGTAAAACTCAGGAAAATGATAAAGTTGGGAAAATATTTAAAAAATGTACGGAACATGTCACATTTCGGATGCTTTTGATGAGCCCGGACAAAAAGGGGACCTAACAAATAAAGGGGCTGTCGATCTATCTAATGCTGAAGTGACTGTCATTTTTTTTTGATGAAAAAGTGACTGTCATTTTGCAATGTTTTGTAAGAAACATGGGAGCAGCAGACTGGATGGACACAAATTCAGTGATCCATAGCTATCAACCTCTTCCAAATTGTGCCTTTGATACGACGATCTGTGATGTGATCTAGTGGTTACGGCACATTGGTCGACCATCCGAATTGTATTCTTTATCTAATGCCTCTAAAGCAAGCCGGATTAGGATTTCTGAAAAGGACCTTAGCTAGGTGGGCGCGCATTTTGGTTCGCCTATGTGCCATGATCACTACCTTCACTAAGCCATAATGCAACGGGGCCAAGGCATCGATTTAGACGTTTTGATTGACCATCATCCCTTGGTAATTGAAACAGCCAAGTGGCAGACAGTTTAGAGAGAGAAAGGATATTGCGCATTTGCAACGCCAACTATGCCAAACTATGCGCTTTCGTAAAATGCGAAACCGTTGAGACAACAAGACGTATGTGGTGATGACGTCTTCAATCTCAGAATTTACTGACCCAGTCTCTTGCTCATAGGATATGTTATATCttgtgcatatatatatatatatgtgtgtgtttAAAGGGTGAGTGTGCGCACTATACGTGTCCATATGTttgtgtttttttttaaaaaaaaacatacATGCTACATCCTCAGAGCATCGTATTGTGGCAcatcctctctctctttcccttaCATTGAAGGTCTCATAGCAAAGGCATAATGTGCTGTGTCAAAAGGAAGCTAACGATGTGGATGTTGGGATGGGGTTCGCCTATGTGCCATGATCACTACCTTCACTAAGCCATAATGCAACGGGGCCAAGGCATTAGGTGCTGTGGCGTGGTGCGTGGAGGCTGATGGACCGGAGTCTTGGTGGAAAGGTACATACATCACGTTGTGGTCTTGTGGAGGATGGATCTGCAAATTTTTCAACCGTGTGACGCATTTTGATTGGGATGCGGTTTTGCTATGTATAACATGCTATTTTCTTTCCCTTTACCAGTTCAATTTTTTTTTGTCGATGTCTCAAAAAGCGTTGGGCGCTAGGTAGGCGGTCAAGCTCCGCCTACCGTGGCGTCTAGTCGTTTGTGGATGCACTTTTCGTAGCCCATTAGATTAGATTGATGCATTGTTAAATAGAGGAAGCATGATACTTCAAAACAAAGAATTTTGATATCGTCATGCACATACGAGTTCTATGACAATAGGAAGCTGATGTGCTGGTCCGCCTAGCGCCTAGCCGTTGTCTAGCACCGGATGGAATAATGTTGAGTAAATAGGGCAGGGAGAGGGTTTGGGAGGGAAGGCCGTAGTATGCTCACAAACAAGTTCAAACCTATAGAGTAGTACAAATACAACACTTTGTTCATGCTGGCATTTATATTAGATCTAAGCATTTTTGCAGGCCAGACAACTAAAAGCCTGAACTTTTTTCACCAAAAATCAAAGCCCAAGCCTGCCCAATAACTATTTCTCAGTGCAAACTAATTAATTTTAAATTTCGTTCTAATCGAGTTCGGGCCTGCCCGATCCTTTTTCGGGTCTACAAAACCAGTGCCATACCAACCCAAAATGAGCATCAGGCCGGACTCATTTTGCTTAGGTCTAGTTTATATTACTGATGTATCCTCTAGATCACATACTCCGAAGAAACAAATTGGCTACAAGTGTCCTACATTCTCTTAGTTAGCAACTAAAATAATTAGTAGGTGGAGATCCAAACAGGCCTCCTAATTAATAGACAACCTAACTATTAACATCCCACCATGCTAACAATTAGTTCATATATATCAGGTTGGTAGCTGCTAACGAGTGCTAATAGTAAAAATACCAACTATCCAATCACTTATTagctggtggatgatccaaacGGCTCACTTCTATTAATTAACGGCTGTTAGCTACTAACCGGTTAGCACAATTCCATCAGACTCTCCAAACAAACCCTCTACTCTAGAGGTCAAAGTAAATCACGAACTCCAGGAGGATCCCTACTAAACCCCTATGTTAGGGAGGCCTCCAAATTTAACCCCACACCCCTAAGCCTGGGGTCCGTCCTAGGTCGCCATCCTTCCATTTATTCCCGCGGGAGGGGATTTTTCAGCATGCTTTTTATTTTTACCCCGTGCACCTTTTTTCCTGCGGCAAATCCTTTTCCGATTTGCGTAGCTGCCAGACCAGCCGTCGTGCCTTTTCTCCACCCATCGTCCTGCCCAAGCGCCGCCGAGCCCTCCACCTCGGACTCCATCTCAGCAACCGCCCCCTCCCTTGGCCCGCCCTTGCAGCTCCTGTCGCCGGCCAAACAGAATGCCCTCCCGTGCGCGGGCTGCCTTATCCACTCCTATGCGCCGACCGACTCCGGTTTGAGCGCCGCGCAGATCCGGCCGCCTCCTCAATTTGGCCCCAACCTCCACCACGAGCGCCACTGCAGGCCACGCCCCTACAAGGTTTGTTTTTTTCtcaattttatttttttctgcGTGCATCAATCAATGATCCACCCTTATCAGTTCGAGTGCAAGCTTCTCTGGCCTGCTTAGATGCAAACAACGCACATATGATGTAGACTTGCAGCACATGCAAATGCACTTGCGTTTTTTCCTTCTAAATCATATATACAGAGATATGAATTATGAAGATTGTTGCTATCAATATTGTTGTTCTGAAAATTCAGAACTACATGACCATTTGATTTTTGGTTGTAGAATATATTCTGAAAATGTAGAAGATTTTTTGATGTACTGTTTGGAAAATTCCATTTTGCCTAGTCCATACCATATTAAGGTAAATGATATTAGTTTTGATAGTAGTTCAGTATAAAGTTCATTGGTAAATTCTCTTATGGTAATTTTTTTAACTGAATAATCATTTCTCTTATTAGATGTGTGTGCTAGCAAATTATTTTTTAACCGAATGATCATTTCTATTATTAGTTGAAAAATTTTTTAGTAGCTTCGTTTGTTACTTGTGTGCAGTCACATAGTTTTTCAGTAGTTTGACTATGTTTATGTTGTGTGCTGTGAATTGCAATGGCAGCAAGAGCTAGTTCTTGGTCGAACTTGTTGTCTGGTGAGACCGATGTAGAGGCACTGAGCTTACAAATACCAATTGAAGGCATTGCTAATATGGCCAGTGGTGGAAAAGGAAGCACCAAACGATCAAGCAACTACACTCAGCACGAGGACATCTAATTGTGCATGTCATGGGAGAGTATCAGCACAGATCCTATTGTTGGAAATGAGCAGCCAGGCACGGCATATTGGAAAAGGATTGCTGAGGACTTCCATACCAACCGCACCTTCCAATCTGACAGGAGCGCAAACTCGCTTGAGCATCATTAGGATACTGTCAGACTCGGGCccacgggactgcacacatagCATatatcttacaggataaggggtgggatatgacccacaccctacaccagttgtaactactcgtagcgtagtaggactactcgtagtaaaactagttggagACAGTAGGAAACTATCTGAAAAGTAATCGAGTAGGACTTctaggcttgtacccgactagaacttccatataaacctgtcccccagactatatatgGGTGGATAGGGAGCCCCTCCAAATaagagatcacccgatcaccacctaaggtaatacaaaccatatatgacatagggtattacgctctcggcagcccgaatctgtctaaagtttgtgttccttgcaccatcgagtttctgatctcggcgataccctacctacaaactcaccacctcggggctATCTCTCGGTggacgtggcggtaaaacaccgacagataCCATTAAGAAGGAATGCAGCAAATTTCAAGCCTTATATGAACAAGTTGAGCTTTGGCATCCAAGCGGCATACCATATAAAAAGCATGTAAGTGCATGCGTCCATTGATCACTTTTTGTAGATCCTATTTTATCCTGATAATTTACACTTGAGTCTTTTTTTCAGATTCTCAGAAGCTCGAACATTGTACTCTAGCAAGGCACAAAAGAACAAGATTTTTCAGTTTCTTCACTGCTGGATCAAAATGAGAAATTATCCTAAATTTGAATCATTAGTAGATAAAACGCATAGAGGCCAAGACCCAGCAAGTCTTCCATACCCTCTCAGGGAGGTGCTGAAGAAGAGGAGGGAGATGGGAGTGGTAAGGGTCAAACTCCCGATTTAGCGCAGGCAAACCAAGAGAAGAGGCCAATTGGAAGGAAGCCAGCAAAGCAAAGGTTGAGAACCGGAGGAGATGAAGGACCATACAAAGAAGCCATTAAGGAGTTGATCTTGGATaagaaggaggagaagaaaTTAAAGGGGGAGAGGTGGGAGGAGGAGAGAAAAATAAAGGAGGAAAGGTGGAAGGAGACAAGGATGATTCATCAACAAAAGATATCCTTAGGAAAGAAAAATTTGATGTGGGAGCAAGAACAGAGGATCATGTTCTGTGATTTGAGCACCATGGATTCAGATAAGAAGAACTATGTGTTGGCAATGAGGCACAAATTGCAGCACCAAAGTTGGCTGCCTTAAGTGGTGGGTTCGGCAGCGGGTTTTATGATGGTGGTGGAGGAGATTTCAGTGGAGCAGCATAATAGGTATGTACTGTGATGCTTTTAATATGATTTTTTTATCCAGTATATGTTATGTATCTCTATCCTCTAATACTTGTTTCCATTGCTCGTGTGTCTAGACGGATAT
The Panicum hallii strain FIL2 chromosome 6, PHallii_v3.1, whole genome shotgun sequence genome window above contains:
- the LOC112898505 gene encoding uncharacterized protein LOC112898505, giving the protein MAKLAAQLKNKFFGLVGRITSCARAHKDAAAGVAEPKPVASQHVEIRSRGGAPHVDGGAKGHINNDVV